The nucleotide sequence TACATTAGGGTGTCTTAGTCTCTTCATTATATCAATCTGAAGTAAGCACACAGATTCCGGAATGAGCTGTTTTCTTTCTCAATCAGGCAAATATAAAATGAAACTTAAATTCTTATACCTCTTTTTTGTAGTCATGTAAGGTCTCCTCTGTGTATCCATTCCCAAAGTAAACCTTGACAGCAACATCCTGATATCAAGAATATAGGGCACATCAGTAGATGCCAAATCAATACTCCTACGAAGACAATAAAAAGAATACGTTGAATTATTACCGATCCATTCCATATTCCGTGATACACAACTGCGTAAGACCCTGCAACATAAAGAAAAAACATAATGAAGTCTGGAATCAATATATTTAACTGATAATATGTGCAAACGGAAATTGTATTGGACTGCTTCAACAAGATAGAAGTGTCTCAGCATTTCAACTCCTCAACATAGCATAAAGGAATCATAAAAATGCACAACAGAATCAACTACCTTGACCAATCTCCTCTCTTAATTGAAGGTTTTCCCAATGGATTTCAGACTTCACAATAGAGTTTGACTCATTGTCACCCTTACTGGATGAACTTCCATTACTGCCTCCATTACTGCCAGTGCTTTCTCGTGTACTTTGCAATTGCAGTCCTTCTTGTTGCTTTTTCATTTCATCTTCTATCACCATATTTATAGCTTCTTGTTCCTTTTTCTTTGGATTAAATTTGCAGTGTAATCTTAACAATGGGTCCTAGGAAAAGGGAGAACCAAAACATTCAATGTACTCCCTTAAGAAAGATTCTACAGAAATAAATTTGAGAACAGTGAATGTTCTTTGTGCACAAATATTTGTATCCGCTATAGTGCTATCCCAAAAAGAACTATATTTATGAATATTTACTTCTCTATCCTCTTCATTAGCACCATCCTTGCGTGGAGTTAAAGCTACTGAGCCTCCAGAAGAATCACCCTCATTATTCACTCTCTTACTTCCGGAACAATCATTCGTGCAATTACTTTTAATGCTTCCATCATCCTTCCCACATTTTTCACTTCCCCCTGTTTGTAGCTTGGCTAGGACTCTGGCTGCCTGAAGTGATTAAACCATATATTAACCACACAAAGACTGATATACAAAGCAGAATTCACAAATTCAAATTAACTTACAATAGTAGACTTAACCTTCTCGGACGCCTCCCTAAAAGTTATGTTTTCACTTCTCTGATGACTAGAATGACGTTCTGTTTCCTGAATCCAAATtagaaagaaaatttttaaaaaaatttattataaaaccaAAAAAGCTAAACCAGAATCCCAGAAAGTCTTCAAGCAGAATGGAGACATACATGAATGCTGTGTTTTTCTTCATCTCCATCTGTTGTAGGATTCCTGGAAAATGCATCATCCGGATGCCGATTTAGGAGAATCTTTGATGCCTGGTAGATATAAAGACTAGGTTCTATGATATAATTTCAGCAAAAGTGATGGAAGTCCAAAgagaataatgaaattaaaaaaaaaaagctgtaTTAATGAAGCTTAAGAGAACCAGATTAGAGACAGATGATGCAATCAACGGTCGTGGAGGCCACTGAATTCTTTTGAAATTTATCCTCTGTCCTCCAGCTTTGCCATTGTTACCAGGTTGGTAACTTCTTCTATTTTCTGAATCCATTGAGTTAAATACAGCGGCATCACTAGAAACAGTGATAATACCAACAAGCTCGCCATCCTCATAAAGAGGAGTTTTAGTCACTATTGCTACGAATACTTCACCAGATCTCTTCTTGAAAGGAAACTTTCCAGACCATGGAACTCCTGTGATCAATCTTTCTAGAATATTCTGCAGAGATTCATAACACTCTTCGGTAACAAGGAACTTAGCAACTCTTTGACCAATGATTTCATAGTCTTTCCATCCATACAGTGTTTCTGCTGAACGATTCCTAAAATGAAACGTCTATGTTCAACTCAAAATCACTCTTGGAAAATCTAAATCAAGAATAATTCACAACAAAAGGTAAATTCTTAATGTAAAATACTTTTCGCATCGATTAACTTGTACGCGATATACTCTTTTTGTATCTACAGTATGCAATTCACAGCTGCAACTGTTTCATTAGAAAGTAGTGCATAGCATATAGTGAATAAAAGGAAAGCGAATCAAagaatagttagttagttagttagttactgTTATGGTCTGAAATTAGTAAATTACCTACCAATATATGATCTCACCGGAGGAAGCTCTGTAGACATGAACGGCGTGTCCCATGCATTTCAACACGCTAGCGTACGGACTATCCGAGAAGAAGTTCCCCGAAAGAAAACGCAGCGTTGAATCTGCAaccaccacttcttcttcttcctcttccttctcctGCAAGAGTTGGCGGAACTGTTCCCTGAGCTTGGCTTGTTCCTCCTCCAGTGTCCGACACCGATCCGCCAGAACACGGTAAGAAGTTTGTCTCTCGTCGCCGGCCATGGAAGTCGTCGTCGTCGTTGGAATTGCGATGCGCATTACGCACCCCTACTCTGTTATTGGTTcagttttagtttagtttgtttattATTCTGTTACTGCGATTCCCTCTCAGTTGCTTGCTTCCGTATCAAttgaaatatatattttatttattttttaaaatattttaatgagTGAGTGAGTGGGAGACTTGAGCCTAAAGGTTGAATGCCACGTGGATGAGGGCTGAGGCGGAGGGGGCAGAAGCAATCGGGTGTGGACAGGTGTTCGGTATACCGGCAGCGGTGACCGGTGGCGTGCGTGTGAAGGTTGGCGCGCCTTCAAGTTTGGTAGCTCTAATATTTATTGGAGAATAAATGATCATTTGTTCTCGtaaaagatgaaaacgctgacatatatACCCACACTAAATCCAAACTAAACTTGTATCCACGCAAGATGCTTtttgtgtgacaaaagtaccctacgTGGCACTCTAACCCTCTAAAGagagggtacttttgtcacataGAAGACATCTTACGTAGATACAAGTTTAGTTTTGATTTAGTGTGGGTACATATATCAACGTTTTtatcttttatggatacaaatggtcatttattcttttattaaaagATAATTAGGTATAGTTCATATAAAGTTAATATATAAAAGTTAATTTCACCGTTAACGAATTATAATTCAAatcacatattttttttattcttacctATAAATATTGGATTCTGACTTCTGAGtctcaaaaaaaaaagttaattttactaatttatttgttaattattttgtaataataattttttaattttaattatcttataATACATGCATATATGATTTATTAAGCATCAATTTaagtctaatttatttgaatcttGACTATATTTATATATCTTTAATTAGATGGGAAACAAACTACACCCCAAAAGTCATCCATGATGAAAGCAGTAGTAAAAAAAGAGGGGAAAAAAAGAAGTCAAGTGGAAGGAATGTGGATCAATTGTGGATTTGTGGTTGTGCTTTGTGGGCTTAACTGGACTGATGAATATTTTATTGTGCTTTGTGTTAAGATGAATACAAAAGCAGAGTTTGATACTTTTATTGCATTTTGTTTGTGTCCAATATATTAGGTTTGTTGGATTTCAATCTGTTGCTAAAATGATTCAAAAATTTTGAGGAGAACAGCCAAGTAGACCCTGtccaaaaacaattaaaaaatcaTGTTAGCAGCTTTTGAGCGTTATGGTTACTCAAATAGAGTAGAGTATAATGTAACCAAGTTAAGTTGGTCGAGTGATTAGTTCATTAGTCTGTTTAAGTAAGTGTCAGATATTCGAATCTCATATTGTGCATACAAAATAACTTATGGATCAATGACAAACTCTTAAACGAAATTCTGATCCGTAACGAATTAGTCCTTAATCTGTCAGGTTAAAAAATATTATGGAAAACCAAAAAAGAGTAGAGTAGAGTGTGTGTTAGAAAGTAACTAGGGAGAAAAGAAGTGTAATAATATTGTTATTGAATATTTATGTAACTTTTTTTTACTGATATTACATAGAAATTATTAAATTCTAAAGAGAAAGGTTCATTAAATATATATTCACAACCATGAATAAATTAAAGGCTATCAACTTATGATCCATGTGATTTAAAcatgaaaaaggaaaagtctcATTCGCATGTTTTGGATAATGCTTCATGATTTCCACGCCTAGTACTATACCAAACTCAtcacttctttatttatttatttatttatttgtagatACTATATTTTCCCATTACATAATTCTAACTATATAATATAAAAGCTATGATACAATATGAGTAATTATAAGTAATAATGTATTGACGAAAGCAATAAATGTTTGAGCCACACAAAATTGATAGTTTGTAAACGAAAAAGTGAATGCTAGAAGGCCAATAtttttagcaaaaaaaaaaatagttagtaTTAATTTACATATAagataaatatatatagaaaaataataatcacCTAACATTTTTCAAGAAAAACACTTCTTTCAAAAGGTAGGAAAAACTACTTGCACACCCCCAAATTTTATACTTCAAATCCACTactcattttcatttttttttttggatatttcTTATCACTTTTATTTTCTCCTTATTGTCatttattccttcttcttttcacAGCATCTTCCTCatcatttattattataattattatattttttttcctttttctcggTTCAATATTATATACCCTCGGTTAATTAATTATGATCGTGATGCACTTCAATTTAATAATTAGTTTCATGCAAATTTCTTTGCTTTATTAAAAAGCATTAAAAGACTCTTTTATGATGATTATGGAAGTTCAATAATTGTGAAAACATCTCGCATTGACctagttttcataatttttaatgTTCTTAAATATTATGTTTTTTCTTTCCCCTCTCTATTGAACCACAAGTATATATTTGAATGATAATACTAGAGAAATAAAANNNNNNNNNNNNNNNNNNNNNNNNNNNNNNNNNNNNNNNNNNNNNNNNNNNNNNNNNNNNNNNNNNNNNNNNNNNNNNNNNNNNNNNNNNNNNNNNNNNNNNNNNNNNNNNNNNNNNNNNNNNNNNNNNNNNNNNNNNNNTGAACTTGCCTTATTtgatatttattaattgttacaataattaataaatattaaataaaataaattttaacaattttttgttaatatttttttattatcaaatattttcaatATTTGAGTAAATTCACGGGCAAACTCAACTTGAACTAGCTAAAGTCTTATCATTTAAAAGGGCCTTAATGTAAATTGACTAAAACTCAGCTTAGCTAAAGTTCTATAAAAAGACCTTCATTAAGCAATTAATTAAGAATTTAAGACGATTAGCTAATTTCACATTgctaatttgaaaaataaatgaaTGTTAATATTTAATAGGTAAAATTGGGCATAAAACTCACATACACTATTTATCTAATCATATATTCATATCTAATGTTTGTAGGGTTAATGTTCAAATTGGTCCCCGAAAGATTGCACGATCGTCAATTTTGTCCCCGAAAgaaatttttaatcaaattaatccTCGAAAGATTAGACATCAATCACGTTTGTCCTTCTGTTAGTGGGCTCGAAAATTCCGTTAACGGCAGTACAGGTGGACTGTTAAGTGACATGTGTGTTAATAGGTGTGTACCCAGTTGAAAGCTGACAAGATATGTTGTACTTATTATGTCAAATTAATCCCTATTCCCATTTTATAAACCCTAACCCCCAAACTGAACGGAAACATTAAGGAGTGGTGTTGCAGTGCAAAGACATCACCACAGGTTTAGAAACTCGGATGCAGAGCGCCGGTGGAGGTCGAAGTGCTGGGTTATCACCGCGATCGGTTGGTAGCTTCGGCTCTAGCTCGTCCATGCGAAAAAGGAGGATGAAGATGGACAGAACTTGTTTCTGTGGGCTGAAAACTGTGATCAAGAAATCCTCAACACCAGAAAACCCAGGAAGGTTGTTTCACACTTGTCCAAGATATGGGGTGAGTTTAAATTGGTATGAACCATAGTTTCTTGAACCCCTCTTTCACCATTGATATGAGATTCAAATTTATCACTTCACATGTGCAGAAAGGCAACCATTGTAACTACTTTAGTTGGGTAGATGATAATGAATATAATGCTTTTGAAGTTGCAAATGGTGGGGCAGAAGCAGAGTTTGAAGTTGAAAGTGATTATGAAGATTGGAAAGTGAAACTAGGTTGGAGAATGGGTAGTTTGGAAGCTGAAGTCAGAGTAGTGAAGATGTTGTTTTTTTTCATGTTTGTCATAGTAATAATGCTTATGTTAGTGGTTGGAGCATTTTGTGTCAAATCAGTGGGAAAGTGAAAAAGTTGTAAAAGCATTGGTGATGTTGTTTTGTTGTATCTTGTTAAGAATATTGGTGAAATGTAATAAATCAGTTTGAACATTTTTGAATATCCATTAATAAATCAGTTTGAACATTTTTGAATATCCATTAACAAATTTTTACACAATTCTGAAAACAGATGAATAAAAAATAAGTCTAAACATTTTTGCATAAGATAAATTAAGTCTAACCAGATGTATTAAAATCAAAGCATTTGCATGTCCATATAAGCATGCTAATATAGTCTTCACAATAATACCAAACCTATTAATGAAGTCTTCATAATATCAAACATAAGTTACTTAATTTTGGGCTATACCAAAATATGAACAAGTACTTCAATATGTCTATAATGCATAAAGATTCTAAAGTA is from Arachis ipaensis cultivar K30076 chromosome B01, Araip1.1, whole genome shotgun sequence and encodes:
- the LOC107604630 gene encoding probable serine/threonine-protein kinase DDB_G0271682 isoform X2, with translation MRIAIPTTTTTSMAGDERQTSYRVLADRCRTLEEEQAKLREQFRQLLQEKEEEEEEVVVADSTLRFLSGNFFSDSPYASVLKCMGHAVHVYRASSGEIIYWNRSAETLYGWKDYEIIGQRVAKFLVTEECYESLQNILERLITGVPWSGKFPFKKRSGEVFVAIVTKTPLYEDGELVGIITVSSDAAVFNSMDSENRRSYQPGNNGKAGGQRINFKRIQWPPRPLIASSVSNLASKILLNRHPDDAFSRNPTTDGDEEKHSIHETERHSSHQRSENITFREASEKAARVLAKLQTGGSEKCGKDDGSIKSNCTNDCSGSKRVNNEGDSSGGSVALTPRKDGANEEDREDPLLRLHCKFNPKKKEQEAINMVIEDEMKKQQEGLQLQSTRESTGSNGGSNGSSSSKGDNESNSIVKSEIHWENLQLREEIGQGSYAVVYHGIWNGSDVAVKVYFGNGYTEETLHDYKKEIDIMKRLRHPNVLLFMGAVYSQERLAIVTELLPRGSLFKILHRSNQPLDIRRLLRMALDVAKGMNYLHHRNPPIVHRDLKSSNLLVDKNWTVKVGDFGLSRLKDSTLLTSKGRGTPQWMAPEVLRNEPSNEKSDVYSFGVILWELMTQSIPWENLNSLQVVGVVGFMDRRLELPEGLDPQVASVIRDCWQSDPEQRPSFQELIQRMMFLVNKVNAVSIRRNSES
- the LOC107604630 gene encoding probable serine/threonine-protein kinase DDB_G0267514 isoform X1, giving the protein MRIAIPTTTTTSMAGDERQTSYRVLADRCRTLEEEQAKLREQFRQLLQEKEEEEEEVVVADSTLRFLSGNFFSDSPYASVLKCMGHAVHVYRASSGEIIYWNRSAETLYGWKDYEIIGQRVAKFLVTEECYESLQNILERLITGVPWSGKFPFKKRSGEVFVAIVTKTPLYEDGELVGIITVSSDAAVFNSMDSENRRSYQPGNNGKAGGQRINFKRIQWPPRPLIASSVSNLASKILLNRHPDDAFSRNPTTDGDEEKHSIHETERHSSHQRSENITFREASEKVKSTIAARVLAKLQTGGSEKCGKDDGSIKSNCTNDCSGSKRVNNEGDSSGGSVALTPRKDGANEEDREDPLLRLHCKFNPKKKEQEAINMVIEDEMKKQQEGLQLQSTRESTGSNGGSNGSSSSKGDNESNSIVKSEIHWENLQLREEIGQGSYAVVYHGIWNGSDVAVKVYFGNGYTEETLHDYKKEIDIMKRLRHPNVLLFMGAVYSQERLAIVTELLPRGSLFKILHRSNQPLDIRRLLRMALDVAKGMNYLHHRNPPIVHRDLKSSNLLVDKNWTVKVGDFGLSRLKDSTLLTSKGRGTPQWMAPEVLRNEPSNEKSDVYSFGVILWELMTQSIPWENLNSLQVVGVVGFMDRRLELPEGLDPQVASVIRDCWQSDPEQRPSFQELIQRMMFLVNKVNAVSIRRNSES
- the LOC107604630 gene encoding probable serine/threonine-protein kinase drkD isoform X4, which encodes MHGTRRSCLQSFLRNRSAETLYGWKDYEIIGQRVAKFLVTEECYESLQNILERLITGVPWSGKFPFKKRSGEVFVAIVTKTPLYEDGELVGIITVSSDAAVFNSMDSENRRSYQPGNNGKAGGQRINFKRIQWPPRPLIASSVSNLASKILLNRHPDDAFSRNPTTDGDEEKHSIHETERHSSHQRSENITFREASEKVKSTIAARVLAKLQTGGSEKCGKDDGSIKSNCTNDCSGSKRVNNEGDSSGGSVALTPRKDGANEEDREDPLLRLHCKFNPKKKEQEAINMVIEDEMKKQQEGLQLQSTRESTGSNGGSNGSSSSKGDNESNSIVKSEIHWENLQLREEIGQGSYAVVYHGIWNGSDVAVKVYFGNGYTEETLHDYKKEIDIMKRLRHPNVLLFMGAVYSQERLAIVTELLPRGSLFKILHRSNQPLDIRRLLRMALDVAKGMNYLHHRNPPIVHRDLKSSNLLVDKNWTVKVGDFGLSRLKDSTLLTSKGRGTPQWMAPEVLRNEPSNEKSDVYSFGVILWELMTQSIPWENLNSLQVVGVVGFMDRRLELPEGLDPQVASVIRDCWQSDPEQRPSFQELIQRMMFLVNKVNAVSIRRNSES
- the LOC107604630 gene encoding uncharacterized protein LOC107604630 isoform X6, translating into MRIAIPTTTTTSMAGDERQTSYRVLADRCRTLEEEQAKLREQFRQLLQEKEEEEEEVVVADSTLRFLSGNFFSDSPYASVLKCMGHAVHVYRASSGEIIYWNRSAETLYGWKDYEIIGQRVAKFLVTEECYESLQNILERLITGVPWSGKFPFKKRSGEVFVAIVTKTPLYEDGELVGIITVSSDAAVFNSMDSENRRSYQPGNNGKAGGQRINFKRIQWPPRPLIASSVSNLASKILLNRHPDDAFSRNPTTDGDEEKHSIHETERHSSHQRSENITFREASEKVKSTIAARVLAKLQTGGSEKCGKDDGSIKSNCTNDCSGSKRVNNEGDSSGGSVALTPRKDGANEEDREDPLLRLHCKFNPKKKEQEAINMVIEDEMKKQQEGLQLQSTRESTGSNGGSNGSSSSKGDNESNSIVKSEIHWENLQLREEIGQGSYAVVYHGIWNGSDVAVKVYFGNGYTEETLHDYKKEIDIMKRLRHPNVLLFMGAVYSQERLAIVTELLPRGSLFKILHRSNQPLDIRRLLRMALDVAKGWRLWFVKVEGFNFIDFKRKRHSSMDGP
- the LOC107604630 gene encoding probable serine/threonine-protein kinase drkD isoform X5; the protein is MSTELPPVRSYIAETLYGWKDYEIIGQRVAKFLVTEECYESLQNILERLITGVPWSGKFPFKKRSGEVFVAIVTKTPLYEDGELVGIITVSSDAAVFNSMDSENRRSYQPGNNGKAGGQRINFKRIQWPPRPLIASSVSNLASKILLNRHPDDAFSRNPTTDGDEEKHSIHETERHSSHQRSENITFREASEKVKSTIAARVLAKLQTGGSEKCGKDDGSIKSNCTNDCSGSKRVNNEGDSSGGSVALTPRKDGANEEDREDPLLRLHCKFNPKKKEQEAINMVIEDEMKKQQEGLQLQSTRESTGSNGGSNGSSSSKGDNESNSIVKSEIHWENLQLREEIGQGSYAVVYHGIWNGSDVAVKVYFGNGYTEETLHDYKKEIDIMKRLRHPNVLLFMGAVYSQERLAIVTELLPRGSLFKILHRSNQPLDIRRLLRMALDVAKGMNYLHHRNPPIVHRDLKSSNLLVDKNWTVKVGDFGLSRLKDSTLLTSKGRGTPQWMAPEVLRNEPSNEKSDVYSFGVILWELMTQSIPWENLNSLQVVGVVGFMDRRLELPEGLDPQVASVIRDCWQSDPEQRPSFQELIQRMMFLVNKVNAVSIRRNSES
- the LOC107604630 gene encoding probable serine/threonine-protein kinase drkD isoform X3 — translated: MSTELPPVRSYIGRNRSAETLYGWKDYEIIGQRVAKFLVTEECYESLQNILERLITGVPWSGKFPFKKRSGEVFVAIVTKTPLYEDGELVGIITVSSDAAVFNSMDSENRRSYQPGNNGKAGGQRINFKRIQWPPRPLIASSVSNLASKILLNRHPDDAFSRNPTTDGDEEKHSIHETERHSSHQRSENITFREASEKVKSTIAARVLAKLQTGGSEKCGKDDGSIKSNCTNDCSGSKRVNNEGDSSGGSVALTPRKDGANEEDREDPLLRLHCKFNPKKKEQEAINMVIEDEMKKQQEGLQLQSTRESTGSNGGSNGSSSSKGDNESNSIVKSEIHWENLQLREEIGQGSYAVVYHGIWNGSDVAVKVYFGNGYTEETLHDYKKEIDIMKRLRHPNVLLFMGAVYSQERLAIVTELLPRGSLFKILHRSNQPLDIRRLLRMALDVAKGMNYLHHRNPPIVHRDLKSSNLLVDKNWTVKVGDFGLSRLKDSTLLTSKGRGTPQWMAPEVLRNEPSNEKSDVYSFGVILWELMTQSIPWENLNSLQVVGVVGFMDRRLELPEGLDPQVASVIRDCWQSDPEQRPSFQELIQRMMFLVNKVNAVSIRRNSES